The following proteins are encoded in a genomic region of Plasmodium sp. gorilla clade G2 genome assembly, chromosome: 2:
- a CDS encoding monocarboxylate transporter, putative — protein MKKENNSLLSSRYRIILGGFLIHCTLGSIYCFSNISVYVISYMKIIGCSDVKYKDSSWIYVLTLLFQCFFGFFGGILNQNLGPQISVLLGGWLMCLGILLSYFTVFNFYLFLMTYGILCGIGCGIAYPIPLSVAVKKHYDYKGVISGIIFIGRGLSVFIICPLQNYYINKYNYMPDYMPEIENSDEKYFSNLDILNKVPYLFIYEGIFFAIIQFFGSYLIADSGDTSKDFMAYNDRNNKVLYFEEKSFTNKPNGLSNSLRTLSNTSNFSFREANNTFINREFILIWLMIFFNWQAISYTQVFWKIFGMNYLLIDDRSLSILGSVSSLFNIFGRIFWGVISDFTSFKTTLILMSFMMSFLTITLTMSGFYGIITYSIWVCLIFFCHAGTFAVFPSITAHTFGTKNFGPVFGLLFTARAFSSIINAMISAVLLNNIGNVAMCAIVSLSSFVSIMLALAF, from the exons atgaaaaaagaaaataattcattGTTATCATCAAGATATAGAATAATATTAGGAggttttttaattcattgtACCTTAGGAAGTATTTATTGTTTTTCTAATATAAGTGTATATGTAATatcatatatgaaaataataggATGTTCtgatgtaaaatataaagatagtAGTTGGATATATGTGTTGACATTGTTATTTCAATgtttttttggtttttttgGAGGAATATTAAATCAGAATTTAGGACCACAAATAAGTGTCTTATTAGGTGGATGGTTAATGTGTTTAggaattttattatcatattttacagtttttaatttttatttatttttaatgacATATGGAATATTATGTGGAATAGGTTGTGGAATAGCTTATCCGATTCCTTTATCTGTGGCAGTGAAAAAGCACTATGACTACAAAGGAGTg ATTAGCGGTATCATATTCATAGGGAGAGGACTATCCGTGTTCATTATTTGTCCGCTACaaaattattacataaaCAAATACAATTATATGCCAGATTATATGCCAGAAATAGAAAATTCGGATGAGAAATATTTTAGTAActtagatatattaaataaggtaccgtatttgtttatatatgaagGTATATTTTTTGCTATAATTCAGTTTTTTGGTTCTTATTTGATTGCAGATTCAGGTGATACATCTAAGGATTTCATGGCTTATAATGATAGGAATAATAAAGTGTTATATTTTGAAGAGAAAAGTTTTACAAATAAGCCTAATGGTTTATCTAATTCTTTAAGAACATTATCAAATACAtctaatttttcatttagaGAAGcaaataatacatttattaatcgtgaatttatattaatatggtTAATGATATTTTTTAACTGGCAAGCAATATCATATACTCAAGTTTTTTGGAAGATATTTGGaatgaattatttattaatagatGATAGATCTTTATCAATATTAGGATCAGTATCTTCtctatttaatatttttggtAGGATTTTTTGGGGAGTTATAAGTGACTTTACAAGTTTTAAAACaacattaatattaatgagTTTTATGATGAGTTTCTTAACAATCACATTAACCATGTCAGGATTTTATGGTATTATAACATATTCTATATGGGTAtgtcttatttttttttgtcatgcTGGCACATTTGCTGTATTTCCATCTATAACTGCTCATACATTTGGAACTAAAAATTTTGGACCCGTATTTGGACTCCTATTTACAGCAAGAGCTTTTTCAAGTATTATAAATGCAATGATATCAGCAgtcttattaaataatattggtAACGTCGCTATGTGTGCTATTGTTTCCTTATCATCCTTTGTCAGCATCATGTTAGCATTagcattttaa
- a CDS encoding 50S ribosomal protein L33, putative: MLFLSNVLFRCKSKRVHINLISSCASNYIYSTYISPSKSKYRLSLRKHDPVVNRHIMFYQKHIKAKSKKKLTLHGINYARFTGKNKNLRPLLKRVEKSYLYGKFNKLIDNTYRSLPRMS, from the exons ATGCTTTTTTTAAGTAATGTGTTATTTAGATGTAAGAGTAAAAGGgttcatataaatttaatatcatcatgtgcaagtaattatatatactccACTTACATTTCTCCAAGTAAATCAAAGTACAGATTATCATTAAGAAAACATGATCCAGTAGTTAATCGACATAT AATGTTTTAtcaaaaacatataaaagcaaaatcaaaaaaaaaactcaCACTACACGGAATTAATTATGCTCGTTTTACAG ggaagaataaaaatttaagacCACTCTTGAAAAGAGTAGAAAAGTCGTACCTCTATGGAAAATTCAACAAATTAATAGACAACACATACAG gAGTCTACCAAGAATGAGTTAA